The Methanomassiliicoccales archaeon genome includes a region encoding these proteins:
- a CDS encoding GDP-mannose 4,6-dehydratase — protein NPIGVRSCYDEGKRVAESILFAYHRREGVEIKIARIFNTYGPRMAEDDGRVVSNFIVQALKGDDLTIYGDGSQTRSFCYISDLIDGLIRLMNKKDFTGPVNLGNPEEIAVIELAKKIIGLTGTSSRITFKPLPRDDPSRRRPDITLAMRELGWRPTVDLETGLKKTIAYFREHLQRD, from the coding sequence TCAACCCCATCGGGGTAAGGAGCTGCTACGATGAGGGAAAAAGAGTCGCGGAGAGTATCTTATTTGCTTACCACAGGAGGGAAGGTGTCGAGATCAAGATCGCGAGGATTTTTAACACCTACGGCCCGCGGATGGCAGAGGACGATGGCCGAGTGGTCTCGAATTTCATCGTGCAGGCGCTGAAGGGTGATGACCTGACAATATATGGAGACGGATCGCAGACGAGGTCATTTTGCTATATTTCTGACCTCATCGACGGATTGATCCGACTCATGAACAAAAAGGATTTCACAGGCCCAGTCAATTTGGGGAACCCGGAAGAAATAGCAGTTATCGAGCTCGCTAAGAAGATCATTGGACTGACTGGTACATCGTCAAGAATCACTTTCAAGCCATTGCCGCGGGACGACCCTTCACGGAGGCGGCCAGATATCACGCTTGCGATGAGAGAACTCGGGTGGAGACCCACAGTCGATTTAGAGACGGGCCTAAAAAAGACGATCGCCTATTTCAGGGAGCATTTGCAAAGGGATTGA
- a CDS encoding flippase, with protein sequence MNVVKRIARNTLSLAAAYIFSQIITLVLSIFLARFLGEEMYGTYVFAFAIAGLIFVIADFGLNGLLVVEVSKNRSIASRYMPTTLLLRSILGVICILISFSAVLIASYPKDTAFVIMIVAMTSFFGNLTAVFFGMFNAFERMHLNLLVQIIERSFTVTIVIAMLFSGFGLTEIVLVIFAGSILSFSIAYLIFSRSITRPVWKVSLGDAKAQFRRATHFATSSVLITLLYTVNTVLVQIWGGNVAAAYYGVAYNLAIPLSLLHTFFLGAIMPLTSQTFEQSITKLKMIQQKAMKFLFFFGLPITVGGIIVGGEVVTFLYGENFAPAVLPFQILIAVVAVKYFCGNIANVLASANLMRLNAYSAAAGTAVNIGLCVALIPLYGPAGGATAFLLANIVMGFMSLRFMTTRLFSVDYVDIGLKTTVASIALAVFLLIVKSYLDIIFTILAGAIFYFAVGLMIGTFNKGDKDILFRLVKE encoded by the coding sequence ATGAATGTTGTCAAGAGGATCGCAAGGAATACGCTTTCCTTGGCTGCTGCTTACATATTTAGTCAGATCATCACCTTAGTCCTTTCGATTTTCCTCGCGCGGTTCCTTGGCGAGGAGATGTATGGGACGTACGTCTTCGCGTTCGCTATTGCTGGCCTGATCTTTGTGATCGCAGATTTTGGACTCAACGGTCTTTTGGTTGTGGAGGTCTCGAAGAATCGGTCAATCGCTTCGCGATACATGCCAACGACGCTGCTGCTCAGGTCCATACTCGGCGTCATCTGCATCTTGATTTCATTTTCAGCAGTTCTGATCGCATCCTATCCGAAAGACACCGCCTTTGTCATCATGATCGTCGCTATGACGAGCTTCTTCGGAAACTTGACGGCCGTCTTCTTTGGCATGTTCAATGCCTTCGAGCGTATGCATCTGAATCTCCTCGTTCAAATCATCGAGCGGTCTTTTACCGTGACGATCGTTATTGCAATGCTCTTTTCTGGATTCGGCTTGACAGAAATTGTCCTTGTCATTTTCGCAGGAAGCATCCTCAGCTTCTCAATCGCATATCTGATATTTTCCAGGTCAATTACAAGGCCTGTCTGGAAGGTCTCCCTCGGCGACGCAAAGGCACAGTTTAGACGTGCAACGCACTTTGCGACTTCGAGCGTTCTCATCACACTCCTCTACACCGTCAACACTGTCTTAGTGCAGATCTGGGGCGGCAATGTCGCGGCAGCCTATTACGGCGTCGCATATAACCTCGCGATCCCACTCAGCCTTCTCCACACCTTCTTTCTCGGGGCAATCATGCCATTGACCTCGCAGACTTTCGAACAATCGATTACGAAGCTGAAGATGATCCAGCAGAAAGCGATGAAATTCCTGTTTTTCTTCGGCCTCCCGATCACGGTCGGTGGTATTATCGTGGGCGGGGAAGTCGTCACATTCCTGTATGGGGAGAATTTCGCACCAGCTGTCCTGCCATTTCAAATCCTCATCGCCGTCGTCGCCGTTAAGTACTTTTGCGGGAACATTGCAAATGTGCTCGCCTCCGCGAATCTAATGCGCCTCAACGCTTATTCCGCTGCAGCTGGCACGGCGGTCAATATCGGACTTTGCGTAGCACTCATACCCCTTTACGGACCAGCGGGTGGTGCGACTGCGTTCCTATTGGCGAACATTGTGATGGGGTTCATGAGCCTACGCTTCATGACAACACGCCTCTTTTCCGTTGATTATGTTGATATCGGATTGAAGACGACCGTCGCTTCAATCGCACTCGCGGTTTTCCTGTTGATTGTAAAAAGCTATCTCGATATCATCTTCACGATCCTTGCCGGCGCGATCTTTTACTTCGCAGTCGGACTCATGATTGGAACTTTTAACAAGGGGGACAAAGACATCCTCTTCAGACTTGTGAAAGAATGA
- a CDS encoding ZIP family metal transporter has translation MDSLLILLIYSIAITVAALLGGILPLIRNWTSLQLHLFTAFSAGVFVGAAFLHMIPDAMEMAGANSALLFVLIGFIFILFAERVIMHSHARECVEGCEHDHMLTGFTAFFGLLIHSLVAGIGLGIAVLVEPTLGVIVFAAIMAHESIELFSLSTVFKLARFENKKIFAYLTPLSLTKPAGAWIAVLAFEIIAKIELGIPLALAAGTFLYVGICDLLPEAFHEEKKRYSGFILVLIGIAIMYALGLFI, from the coding sequence ATGGATTCTCTTCTGATCCTTCTCATCTACTCAATCGCGATCACAGTTGCAGCACTCCTCGGAGGGATTCTCCCGCTCATCAGGAATTGGACATCACTGCAACTCCATCTGTTCACTGCGTTCAGCGCAGGTGTGTTCGTCGGGGCAGCGTTCCTGCACATGATTCCAGACGCGATGGAAATGGCAGGCGCAAACAGTGCACTTCTCTTCGTTCTAATCGGGTTCATTTTCATTTTGTTCGCTGAGCGAGTAATCATGCACAGCCATGCAAGGGAATGCGTCGAAGGATGTGAACATGATCATATGCTCACTGGTTTCACCGCCTTCTTCGGCCTTCTGATTCATTCTCTTGTTGCTGGTATCGGACTAGGGATCGCGGTGCTTGTCGAACCAACTCTAGGTGTAATCGTCTTTGCTGCGATTATGGCCCACGAGAGCATCGAACTCTTCTCTCTATCAACAGTCTTCAAGCTCGCTCGATTTGAAAATAAGAAAATCTTTGCCTATCTTACCCCCCTCTCATTGACGAAACCAGCTGGTGCGTGGATTGCAGTCCTTGCCTTCGAGATCATAGCAAAAATCGAGCTCGGCATCCCCCTCGCGCTCGCAGCTGGAACATTCCTCTACGTAGGCATATGCGATTTACTTCCAGAAGCCTTTCATGAGGAGAAAAAGCGATATTCAGGATTTATCCTTGTGCTTATTGGTATCGCGATTATGTACGCACTCGGCCTCTTTATTTGA
- a CDS encoding cupin domain-containing protein — MVENIEDAFVTNLETMIEFAKEGIVSKTFLDTPDLKMVLFCMAKGQSLSEHTASMPASIHVMRGKAMIILGENKYEALPGTWIYMPAELKHAINALEDFVFLLTLHKSIKKSTNK; from the coding sequence ATGGTCGAAAACATCGAGGATGCATTTGTTACTAATCTCGAGACAATGATAGAATTTGCGAAGGAAGGAATCGTGAGCAAAACGTTTCTCGATACACCAGATTTGAAAATGGTTCTCTTCTGCATGGCAAAGGGGCAGAGCCTCTCAGAGCACACGGCGAGCATGCCGGCATCGATTCATGTGATGAGGGGGAAGGCAATGATAATCCTAGGAGAAAATAAGTACGAAGCATTGCCAGGCACTTGGATATACATGCCAGCTGAGTTGAAGCACGCAATCAATGCACTCGAGGATTTCGTTTTCTTGCTGACGCTGCATAAGTCTATAAAGAAGTCCACAAATAAATGA